A stretch of DNA from Dokdonia sp. PRO95:
AAGTTATAAAACGCAATGCCAAGGTGTATGAGCGCTTTGCAGATCACATAGGTTTTTTACCGCTTGTTATTATTTCTCCCGCAGATAGAGATTTAATTACCGAAGGAAGTGACACCCGCCGTAAATTTATAGACGGCGTGATCTCACAAAGTGACAAAAGCTACTTATCTAACCTTTTAGGTTACTCAAAAATATTATCACAACGCAACGCACTCCTTAAATACTTTGCTGCAAATAACACTTTTAATGCAGATACACTTGCCGTGTACAATGAGCAACTAGAGGGTTTTGGAACTCCTATCTTTGAAAAGCGCAAACAATTTTTAGAACGTTTTGCACCAATATTTAATGAGCGCTACAAAGCAATAAGTGGTGGTACAGAACATGTTACTCTCACATACAGTAGTACCTTAAGCGACATGCCTCTTAAGCACTCGCTTACCAATGCACTAGCAAAAGATCGCTCCTTACAATACACAAGTGTAGGTATTCATAAAGACGACCTCCAATTTGAAATCAATGGACATCCCGTAAAGAAGTTTGGGAGTCAAGGACAGCAAAAATCATATCTCATTGCCTTAAAACTAGCACAGTTTGATTTTATAAAACAAGAAAGTGGCACCACGCCCTTACTGTTACTTGATGATATTTTTGACAAGCTGGATGAGAGCCGAGTGCAACATATCATTGAACTAGTAAACACCAATGATTTTGGCCAACTATTCATAAGTGACACCCATCCGGAACGCACGGAAAGTGTGGTTAAAAATATTCATCAGAGTTATGAGCTTTTTCATCTGGAACGCGCTCAATAAGACATTCTTTTTATCGTATTTTGCATTTCAACTTTTAGTACACTTTCGTGAAAAATTTATACCTACTACTCATTCTAGCCATCACTCTAGGCTGCACACAGTCTAATGAGGAAAAACTAAGCCACATAAGCGGTTATTGGGAAATAGCTTCTATTGAAAATCCTAACGGACAAGTAAAAGAGTTCAGCATGAGTCAGAATATTGACTTCTTTGAAGTAAATGCAGACGGAAAGGGTGTTCGTAAAAAAGTACAACCTAACATAGTAGGAGAATTTACAACGTCGCAATCTAGCGAAAACATCAATGTAGTTTACAAGGGTGATTTATTACTACTAGAATATGCTACAGCTATGGACACCTGGCAAGAAACCGTAAAGAAAGCAACTACAGAAGAGCTAGTCTTAATTAACGAAGATGGACTCATTTATACCTACAGAAAATACACACCCCTAGCACTCGATTAATGGCAAAAAGAAATACAGACCCTATATCTATAAGTCAAGCCTTGGGAGAATTTGTTGAAAAGAACAAACTCAACAAAGGAATAGACAAAGTAGACGTGACAGGCGCATGGTTTGCACTCAATCCAGCGTTTGAGACCTACACTACTTCCATACGTTTTGAAAGGGAAACACTATTTGTAAATCTAAGCTCTTCTGTCTTTAGAGAAGAACTCTCTTATGGAAAGGAAAAAATTCTTAAAATGATCAATGAAGAATTAGGCAGAGAGGTTGTGAAGAAGATTGTGTTGCGGTGAAATCTTGATTGAAGGGTTCAGGTTTAAAGTTGAAAACCACTTTATCTATCTGCCGTGATACTCCATATTAGGTAATGGAGCATCGTTTTTTAGATATTTATCAAACCAATTAATAACGTCTTTGTTAACTTCTGTTCTGAATTCTCTAATTCCGTGATCTCCTCCTTCAAAAATTTTCAGTCGATAAGGGATTCTATATTTCTCAAATTCAAGTGCTAGCCTGAGCGATTTTTCAGCCTTTACTCTCCAATCTGAATTCCCGTGAAGCATTAATATTGGAACATCTTTAGGAAATTTGTTAGCCCAATAAATTGCTGAACGGCTTTCTAATTCTTTCTTTTTATTTATCTCATAATTGGGGATTAACTCAGCAAATACATTAGTTTCCATTTCTGGTCTATCTATTTGTGTTAAATCACTCTCTGCCCCTCCCACAACTGCAGCTTTAATGTTATCTGAATTTTTTAAAGCAATATAAGTCATCATTCCTCCTCTACTCCAACCATACATTCCAATTTTTTCAGTATTAGCACTCTCTACTTCTTTCAGGACGTCCGTTAAAATTAATACATCATTAATATCTTTACCGCCAAATTCTTCTTTGCCTTCACCACCTGCGTTACCCCTATATTGACTAGCTATTACAACGTAGCCTTCTTTTGCCATTTCTCCCAAAGTTGTAACGGCTCTACCAACATTCAATGCACCAAAATCTCTATTACCGCCTCTATTATAAATAATACACGGATAATTCCCTTCTTTTTTTGGCTTCACCATTAATCCTTCGACTTTCAAGCCATCGCTTAGGTAAGTAATACCATAAATATCAATGCTATCTAAATACTTAAAGTGATCTTTATATTGAACGACCCCATCCTTATACTCTATAAGATTGGGATATACTGGATCTTCTGATAGCTCTATAATTCGAGAATCAATAATTAATTTCTCAGATTGAGCTTGACAACTAAGAAATGTCAAGAAAATTAAAGCCAAATAAGACATTCTCATATGTAATCATTTTTGTGATAGCTAAAAAAGACACAACCCTAAACTTAGGAAAGTTACATACGCTCTGGAACGTCAATCCCAAGTAAGCTAAAGGCACTTTCTATGACCTGCCCTACTTCTTTACTTAGGGCTACACGGAAACTTTGATCCTCTATATTATCTGTACCTAGAATCTGCACTTGCTGGAAGAATGAGTTATATTCTTTCACTAAATCATAGGTATAGTTGGCTATGATTGCAGGGCTCTTCTGTGCTGCAGCCAGCTGTATGGTTGCTGGATATTCTTGTATGATTTTAAGTAATTCTTTTTCTTTAGGATGCAATGTTCTCTCTTGAGCAACATCCACAGGCACACCCATCTCTTTTGCTTTACGCAAGATTGCTTGGATACGTACGTAAGTATATTGAATAAATGGACCTGTATTCCCTTGAAAGTCTACAGACTCCTTAGGGTCAAATAAAATACGCTTCTTAGGATCTACTTTTAATATGTAGTACTTAAGAGCTCCAAGACCTATCGTCTTATAAAGTGCTTTCTTCTCTTCTTCAGAATAGCCTTCTAGTTTCCCTAGTTCCTCAGAGATTTCGCCTGCTGTTTGTGCAACTTCGTTAATTAGATCATCTGCATCTACTACAGTTCCTTCACGAGATTTCATTTTTCCAGATGGAAGATCTACCATTCCATAACTTAGGTGAAATAGGTTCTCTGCCCAGTCGTATCCTAGTTTTTTAAGAATCAAGAATAATACTTGGAAGTGATAATCCTGCTCGTTACCTACCGTATAAATCATACCACCTACATCTGGATGGTCTTTTACACGCTGTATTGCAGTACCAATATCTTGCGTCATGTATACTGCAGTACCATCTGCACGCAATACAATTTTTCTATCTAAGCCATCTTCTGTAAGGTCACACCATACAGAACCATCTGGATCTTTCTCAAAAACTCCCTTTGCAAGACCTTCTTCTATATTATCTTTTCCTAGAAGGTAAGTATTACTCTCATAGTAATAACTATCAAAATCTACTCCTATATTTTTATAGGTAACCTCAAATCCGTCATAAACCCACTGGTTCATCTTCTTCCACAAAGCAACAACCTCAGCATCTCCTGCCTCCCACTTGCGTAGCATTTCTTGAGCTTCAAGAATGAGCGGAGCTTCTTTCTTTGCTTCTTCTTCTGTTTTTCCAGCAGCAATTAAATCTGCTATTTGCTTTTTATATTCTTGGTCAAACTTCACATAATAATTCCCAACGAGCTTATCTCCTTTAAGACCCGTAGACTCTGGCGTCTCACCATTACCAAAACGCTCCCAAGCAAGCATAGATTTACAAATATGAATCCCGCGATCATTAATAATCTGCGTTTTATACACTTTTGATCCTGCAGCTTTAATAATTTCAGACACAGAGTATCCTAGCAATACATTACGCACGTGACCTAAGTGAAGTGGCTTATTTGTGTTAGGTGATGAGTACTCCACCATTACTGCCTTTCCAGCTTCTGGAGTTCTTCCAAAATTTTCGGCTGCTTGTATATCTGCAAATGAAGACATATAAAAGCTATCTGCAATTACAAGGTTCAAGAAACCTTTAACCACATTAAATGCAGTGATCTCTGCCACATGCTCCACAAGGTATTCCCCTATTTGTGTCCCTATTTGCACAGGGTTTCCTTTTACCACTCTAAGCATCGGGAAGACTACCACCGTAATATCTCCTTCAAATTCTTTCCGCGTTGCTTGAAATTCTACTTCAGCAAGCGTTGCGTTGAATAGTTGGCTTACTGCCGTTTTTACGTGAGTTTCAATGGTAGATTGTAAAGACATAGATTCTTAATGATTGGTACTGGTTGGGTTTGTTACGCTTTCGCGAAAGCGTAATAGAAACATTTATAATACGTAAAAATCCCCTATTTACGGGTATTACGTGAAGCACAAAGATATGTGAAAATTGAAAGTTAGCGCACAGAATCCATAGCGAAACTCGTATCTTTAAAAGAAAAAATGCTATTAAATGTATCTTACAACAACCCAGATGTAAAACGTAAAATAGATGCCGAGGTGGGTGAAGCCTTTGGACTACGCGAGCGTATCAAACAAGGCGGCATAGGAATAGGCCACCTAGTGATCACAGAATCAAGTGTACAGATTCAAAATTTCCTTGCGCTTGATAAATATCGCAACAAGTGCAACATAGAGTTGCGACCACGAGGAATTATCGTAGGCTTTAGAGCATTACTAGACAGTTATGCGCTCATAATTCCGTACTGGAAATTAAACCTCTACAAAGGACGCGCCGAGGAATATAGCATCTATCGTGACAACTATTTTATTAAGATAGAGGCAAAAGCAAAGGATAAAAAAGTGCACAACTTTATCAAACGCATTCTTCAAGAAAAAGCTACACTAGCTCCTACTAACATAGACGATCTTTAAACCTTATGAAAATCTTACTCACAGGAGCAAATGGCTATATCGGGATGCGCCTACTCTCCATGTTACTAGAAGCAAAACACGAGGTTATTTGCGCGGTGCGCAATGAAGCCAGACTTTCTGTATCAAAAAAAATAAGAGAGCAAATCACCGTTGTAGAAATTGACTTTCTAGATGAACCAGATATTTCAAAAATACCTGTAGATATAGATGCGGCTTATTACTTGCTCCACTCTATGAGCTCAAGTACATCAGATTTTGACGAGAAAGAAGAACTTTCGGCAATAAATTTTAATAAGTACATCGCTCCCACAAATTGCAAGCAAGTC
This window harbors:
- a CDS encoding DNA replication/repair protein RecF, which translates into the protein MILKSLSLINYKNFESKDFIFDAKINCFVGNNGVGKTNILDAIYHLSFGKSYFNPVTSQNINHSADFFVVNGVYEKDDREEKVVVSAKKGSKKVIKRNAKVYERFADHIGFLPLVIISPADRDLITEGSDTRRKFIDGVISQSDKSYLSNLLGYSKILSQRNALLKYFAANNTFNADTLAVYNEQLEGFGTPIFEKRKQFLERFAPIFNERYKAISGGTEHVTLTYSSTLSDMPLKHSLTNALAKDRSLQYTSVGIHKDDLQFEINGHPVKKFGSQGQQKSYLIALKLAQFDFIKQESGTTPLLLLDDIFDKLDESRVQHIIELVNTNDFGQLFISDTHPERTESVVKNIHQSYELFHLERAQ
- a CDS encoding DUF721 domain-containing protein translates to MAKRNTDPISISQALGEFVEKNKLNKGIDKVDVTGAWFALNPAFETYTTSIRFERETLFVNLSSSVFREELSYGKEKILKMINEELGREVVKKIVLR
- a CDS encoding prolyl oligopeptidase family serine peptidase, with the translated sequence MRMSYLALIFLTFLSCQAQSEKLIIDSRIIELSEDPVYPNLIEYKDGVVQYKDHFKYLDSIDIYGITYLSDGLKVEGLMVKPKKEGNYPCIIYNRGGNRDFGALNVGRAVTTLGEMAKEGYVVIASQYRGNAGGEGKEEFGGKDINDVLILTDVLKEVESANTEKIGMYGWSRGGMMTYIALKNSDNIKAAVVGGAESDLTQIDRPEMETNVFAELIPNYEINKKKELESRSAIYWANKFPKDVPILMLHGNSDWRVKAEKSLRLALEFEKYRIPYRLKIFEGGDHGIREFRTEVNKDVINWFDKYLKNDAPLPNMEYHGR
- the argS gene encoding arginine--tRNA ligase, which encodes MSLQSTIETHVKTAVSQLFNATLAEVEFQATRKEFEGDITVVVFPMLRVVKGNPVQIGTQIGEYLVEHVAEITAFNVVKGFLNLVIADSFYMSSFADIQAAENFGRTPEAGKAVMVEYSSPNTNKPLHLGHVRNVLLGYSVSEIIKAAGSKVYKTQIINDRGIHICKSMLAWERFGNGETPESTGLKGDKLVGNYYVKFDQEYKKQIADLIAAGKTEEEAKKEAPLILEAQEMLRKWEAGDAEVVALWKKMNQWVYDGFEVTYKNIGVDFDSYYYESNTYLLGKDNIEEGLAKGVFEKDPDGSVWCDLTEDGLDRKIVLRADGTAVYMTQDIGTAIQRVKDHPDVGGMIYTVGNEQDYHFQVLFLILKKLGYDWAENLFHLSYGMVDLPSGKMKSREGTVVDADDLINEVAQTAGEISEELGKLEGYSEEEKKALYKTIGLGALKYYILKVDPKKRILFDPKESVDFQGNTGPFIQYTYVRIQAILRKAKEMGVPVDVAQERTLHPKEKELLKIIQEYPATIQLAAAQKSPAIIANYTYDLVKEYNSFFQQVQILGTDNIEDQSFRVALSKEVGQVIESAFSLLGIDVPERM